The proteins below come from a single Dermacentor albipictus isolate Rhodes 1998 colony chromosome 7, USDA_Dalb.pri_finalv2, whole genome shotgun sequence genomic window:
- the LOC139047992 gene encoding uncharacterized protein: MNRSSGSALIESWIQPATRRKERMATMSAATSGVMAFVFLLASSIGISHAQLKAGCKIEQLRDCGSDYVPFVTRTYLHEGGEKFKEACELDSKQIACTLKFVEDCLEGLPRVAAQLAIKSMEESYEATCTEGTDQYKLYNNAVKCLNSVGTRLHKCMGTLSNTLHRGTSKAPPKEVIHYSCCAYHDALQCVEDSVSGCDTDAGNEFMVGSMESIFGETLSLVCGQYSRGSAACKQLPALPELGPDETQITNVIELATRVASSLGQK; encoded by the exons ATGAATCGCTCTTCCGGATCGGCACTCATTGAAAGTTGGATACAGCCGGCGACGAGGCGAAAAGAAAGAATGGCGACAATGTCGGCGGCTACGAGCGGCGTGATGGCTTTTGTGTTCCTCCTGGCTTCATCGATCG GTATCTCCCATGCACAGCTGAAAGCTGGCTGCAAGATAGAGCAACTTCGTGACTGTGGCTCGGACTACGTGCCCTTCGTGACGCGCACGTACCTCCACGAGGGAGGAGAAAAGTTCAAGGAGGCGTGCGA GCTAGACAGCAAGCAGATCGCTTGCACGCTCAAGTTCGTCGAGGACTGCCTGGAGGGTCTGCCTCGCGTCGCCGCCCAGCTGGCCATCAAGTCGATGGAGGAGAGCTACGAGGCCACTTGCACCGAGGGCACCGACCAGTACAAAC TGTACAACAACGCCGTCAAGTGCCTTAACTCCGTCGGCACGAGGCTGCACAAGTGCATGGGCACTCTCAGCAACACGTTGCATCGCGGCACGAGCAAGGCTCCCCCGAAGGAGGTCATCCACTACTCCTGCTG CGCGTACCATGACGCACTGCAGTGCGTGGAAGACTCCGTGTCCGGCTGCGACACGGACGCGGGCAACGAGTTCATGGTAGGCAGCATGGAGAGCATCTTCGGCGAGACCCTCAGTCTGGTGTGCGGTCAGTACTCCCGCGGCTCTGCGGCCTGCAAGCAGTTGCCGGCGCTGCCCGAACTCGGGCCCGACGAGACCCAGATCACCAACGTCATCGAGCTTGCCACGAGGGTGGCCAGTTCACTGGGTCAGAAATAG